From Streptomyces sp. TLI_053, a single genomic window includes:
- a CDS encoding SRPBCC family protein, with translation MSTVKESVDVDVPLHAAYNHWRTSVGGVSREFDTEIVDQLPDERIAWRTVDGDVDQKGVVTFRSIDDVHTRVSLAMEFQPEGLAEKAGSAMGRVDRRVKGDLRRFKDFVEERGRAEGGRRGRITPG, from the coding sequence ATGAGCACGGTGAAGGAATCGGTCGACGTCGACGTGCCGTTGCACGCCGCCTACAACCACTGGCGGACCAGCGTCGGGGGCGTCAGCCGCGAGTTCGACACCGAGATCGTCGACCAGCTCCCGGACGAGCGGATCGCCTGGCGGACCGTCGACGGCGACGTCGACCAGAAGGGCGTGGTCACCTTCAGGAGCATCGACGACGTGCACACCAGGGTCAGCCTGGCCATGGAGTTCCAGCCCGAGGGCCTGGCCGAGAAGGCCGGTTCCGCCATGGGCAGGGTCGACCGGAGGGTCAAGGGCGACCTGCGGCGGTTCAAGGACTTCGTCGAGGAACGAGGACGGGCGGAAGGAGGCCGGCGCGGCCGCATCACCCCCGGCTGA
- a CDS encoding type 1 glutamine amidotransferase domain-containing protein, producing the protein MTHQTKALAIVTNYGVEQDELLVPVRHLRDDGVHVDIAAAEAEVVHTLVRDRKPGETVAPTHTLGEVDPADYDLLLIPGGTVNADSLRLRGEAVELVRAFSATGRPIAAICHGPWLLVEAGVVGGKRLTSYPSLRTDLANAGAEWADAPLVEDDTGGWHLVTSRNPDDLGPFTQGIDSALRRAAAA; encoded by the coding sequence ATGACCCACCAGACCAAGGCCCTGGCCATCGTCACCAACTACGGCGTCGAGCAGGACGAGCTCCTCGTCCCCGTGCGCCACCTGCGCGACGACGGCGTGCACGTCGACATCGCGGCGGCGGAGGCGGAAGTCGTCCACACCCTGGTGCGGGACAGGAAGCCCGGCGAGACGGTCGCCCCGACCCACACCCTGGGCGAGGTCGACCCCGCGGACTACGACCTGCTGCTGATCCCCGGCGGTACGGTCAACGCCGACAGCCTGCGCCTGCGGGGCGAGGCGGTGGAGCTCGTGCGTGCCTTCAGTGCCACGGGCCGCCCGATCGCCGCGATCTGCCACGGTCCGTGGCTCCTGGTCGAGGCGGGCGTCGTCGGGGGCAAGCGCCTCACGTCGTACCCGTCCCTGCGGACCGACCTCGCCAACGCGGGCGCCGAGTGGGCGGACGCGCCGCTGGTCGAGGACGACACGGGCGGCTGGCACCTGGTCACCTCGCGCAACCCGGACGACCTCGGCCCGTTCACCCAGGGCATCGACAGCGCGCTGCGCCGCGCCGCCGCGGCGTAG
- a CDS encoding hemerythrin domain-containing protein, with translation MNGPDGLLGELCVEHRALEALLRRLDLVHARGEHAVADGGRLLTELAALLDEHTAVEEAYFYPLVVRHLPAGGALADAARHAHAAVRRLLARAADERLPASDRTRCTGSLLVLLRTHLRGENERLFPLVRAAVPAAELRRQGERLAEARPCGSGAPVWGLPPGTGAIAAVRDRLTGHNGADHQNTP, from the coding sequence ATGAACGGGCCGGACGGACTCCTGGGCGAGCTGTGCGTCGAACACCGCGCGCTGGAAGCACTCCTGCGACGGCTGGACCTGGTCCACGCCCGGGGCGAGCACGCCGTGGCCGACGGGGGCCGACTGCTGACCGAGCTGGCCGCCCTCCTCGACGAACACACGGCCGTCGAGGAGGCGTACTTCTATCCGCTGGTCGTCCGCCACCTCCCGGCCGGCGGAGCCCTCGCGGACGCGGCGCGGCACGCCCACGCGGCGGTCCGGCGGCTGCTCGCCCGGGCCGCGGACGAACGGCTGCCCGCCTCCGACCGCACGCGCTGCACCGGCTCGCTATTGGTCCTCCTCCGGACCCATCTGCGCGGGGAGAACGAGCGGCTGTTCCCCCTGGTCCGGGCCGCCGTACCCGCGGCCGAGCTGCGGCGCCAGGGCGAGCGGCTCGCCGAGGCCCGGCCGTGCGGGAGCGGCGCCCCGGTCTGGGGCCTGCCGCCGGGCACCGGGGCGATCGCCGCCGTCCGGGACCGGCTCACCGGCCACAACGGCGCGGACCACCAGAACACCCCGTGA
- a CDS encoding VOC family protein: MNGPYKPGTPCWIDLMVPDQQAALDFYGEVFGWQGEIGPAEQGGYSVCTLKGKPVAGIMKASNPDGTVPDPMPPTVWTTYLSTDSLDPALKTVTDAGGSVVMGPMDVMDLGRMAVIADPTGAVVGLWQPGTFDGAGIVNEHGALIWNELATRDRAAAADFYSAVLPVTTGRSQEPGAEGYIEFKVDGRAVGGMMDLSTFPPGVPPHWQPYFNVDDVDAIQAAVVRAGGAVLTPAFDMGANRLAVLADPQGGAFSVITWPVLEDPAG; this comes from the coding sequence ATGAACGGCCCCTACAAGCCCGGTACCCCGTGCTGGATCGACCTGATGGTGCCCGACCAGCAGGCGGCGCTCGACTTCTACGGGGAGGTGTTCGGCTGGCAGGGCGAGATCGGGCCCGCCGAGCAGGGCGGCTACTCGGTCTGCACCCTGAAGGGCAAGCCGGTCGCCGGGATCATGAAGGCGTCGAACCCGGACGGCACCGTTCCCGACCCGATGCCGCCGACGGTGTGGACCACGTACCTGTCCACCGACTCCCTGGATCCCGCGCTCAAGACCGTCACCGATGCCGGCGGTTCGGTGGTGATGGGGCCGATGGACGTGATGGACCTCGGGCGGATGGCCGTGATCGCGGACCCGACCGGGGCCGTGGTCGGCCTCTGGCAGCCCGGGACCTTCGACGGTGCGGGCATCGTCAACGAGCACGGCGCGCTGATCTGGAACGAGCTCGCCACCCGTGACCGCGCGGCGGCCGCCGACTTCTACTCCGCCGTGCTGCCGGTCACCACCGGCCGCTCGCAGGAGCCCGGCGCCGAGGGGTACATCGAGTTCAAGGTCGACGGCCGCGCGGTCGGCGGGATGATGGACCTGTCGACCTTCCCGCCGGGCGTCCCGCCGCACTGGCAGCCGTACTTCAACGTGGACGACGTGGACGCGATCCAGGCGGCCGTCGTCCGCGCCGGCGGTGCCGTCCTCACCCCGGCCTTCGACATGGGCGCCAACCGGCTGGCCGTGCTCGCCGACCCGCAGGGGGGCGCCTTCTCGGTGATCACCTGGCCGGTACTGGAGGACCCGGCCGGCTGA
- a CDS encoding PP2C family protein-serine/threonine phosphatase — protein sequence MAEEEAALARFLERSHTASPRFLPRLVDETARRMGLASATVYLTDVQEEQLVPLPGPGEDEGETLAIEGTVAGRAYRTVSVQLSHHGPMALWLPLVDGIARIGVLHVAADRITPELLDGATQLAALTALTVVSKSGFSDLFSRVSRQRPMTTAAEMVWAFLPPRTLGTDRVTSAAALEPAYEIGGDAFDHGLDDGHLHLTVVDAMGHDLSSGLASAVALAGCRSTRRAGGTLSDIADRIDDDLHRWQPGGLLTGVFARLDLETGQLTWINAGHPPPLLIRAHHVVPGALEAPGELPLGLGPGYPRSRTVHRVQLEPGDRVLVHTDGVTEARSATGRQFGEDQLVDFVTRALAAGEPAPEALRRLVHAVLDRHDGRLQDDATIVLAEWHPPDPSGRHEEPGPEAARTDPLPSRTTAPGDRADHADHRTA from the coding sequence ATGGCGGAGGAGGAAGCCGCGCTGGCCCGGTTCCTGGAGCGGTCGCACACCGCCTCCCCGCGCTTCCTGCCCCGGCTGGTCGACGAGACGGCCCGCCGGATGGGCCTGGCGTCGGCGACCGTCTACCTGACCGACGTGCAGGAGGAGCAGCTGGTACCGCTGCCGGGCCCGGGCGAGGACGAGGGCGAGACGCTGGCGATCGAGGGAACGGTCGCCGGACGGGCGTACCGGACCGTGTCGGTGCAGTTGTCCCACCACGGGCCGATGGCTCTCTGGCTGCCGCTGGTCGACGGCATCGCCCGGATCGGCGTGCTCCACGTCGCCGCCGACCGGATCACGCCCGAGCTGCTGGACGGCGCCACGCAGCTCGCCGCGCTGACCGCGCTGACCGTCGTGTCCAAGAGCGGGTTCAGCGACCTGTTCAGCCGCGTCTCCCGGCAGCGACCGATGACCACCGCGGCGGAGATGGTCTGGGCGTTCCTGCCCCCACGCACCCTGGGCACCGACCGGGTCACCTCCGCCGCCGCACTGGAACCGGCCTACGAGATCGGCGGGGACGCCTTCGACCACGGCCTGGACGACGGACACCTGCACCTGACCGTGGTCGACGCGATGGGCCACGACCTGTCCTCCGGGCTGGCCTCCGCCGTCGCCCTGGCCGGCTGCCGCTCCACCCGCCGCGCGGGCGGCACCCTGAGCGACATCGCCGACCGGATCGACGACGACCTGCACCGCTGGCAGCCCGGCGGGCTGCTCACCGGCGTCTTCGCCCGCCTGGACCTGGAGACCGGGCAGCTCACCTGGATCAACGCCGGCCACCCGCCGCCGCTCCTGATCCGGGCCCACCACGTCGTTCCCGGCGCCCTGGAGGCGCCGGGCGAGCTGCCGCTCGGCCTCGGCCCCGGCTACCCGCGCTCCCGCACCGTGCACAGGGTCCAGCTGGAGCCCGGCGACCGCGTCCTCGTCCACACCGACGGCGTCACCGAAGCCCGCTCGGCCACCGGCCGACAGTTCGGCGAGGACCAGCTCGTCGATTTCGTCACCCGCGCGCTCGCCGCGGGCGAGCCCGCACCGGAGGCCCTGCGCCGTCTCGTCCACGCCGTCCTCGACCGCCACGACGGCCGGCTCCAGGACGACGCCACCATCGTCCTCGCCGAATGGCACCCCCCTGACCCGTCCGGCCGCCATGAGGAGCCGGGCCCGGAAGCCGCCCGGACCGACCCGCTGCCGTCCCGGACCACTGCCCCCGGCGACCGCGCCGACCACGCCGACCACCGGACGGCGTAG
- a CDS encoding CsbD family protein, protein MGGRTMATDDKIRNMAEKARGKAKEVAGRATGDRTMEAKGRGTQMKSDLKQAAEKIKDAGKE, encoded by the coding sequence ATGGGAGGCAGGACCATGGCCACCGACGACAAGATCCGCAACATGGCCGAGAAGGCCCGTGGCAAGGCCAAGGAGGTCGCCGGGCGGGCGACGGGCGACCGGACGATGGAAGCCAAGGGCCGCGGCACCCAGATGAAGAGCGACCTCAAGCAGGCCGCCGAGAAGATCAAGGACGCGGGAAAGGAGTGA
- a CDS encoding glutamate--cysteine ligase → MTTDRRTAPHAVVLTGAGAGLGRGPGSPPGPDGACARPARQPERARPGIRPDLREPAVPVNGVRRTVPTVGVEEEFLLVDRRSRLPVPRAPQVLAASAAALGGQVQPEFLQAQVETCTRPALRLKELRDDLARLRAVLVAAAADAGCLLVASGTPVLTGPGAAVLTENPRYRRMAARYPGAVDGWGGALCGCHIHLGTVDRGLALALGNRLRPWLPVLQALAVNSPFDGGRDSGFASWRTVRLARWPTVGPAPVLDEPGYEALADSLVARGTLLDRRMIYWYTRPSEHLPTLEVRITDVNADLDTVLLLAGLLRGLASVLLEEARAGVPAPGVPPERLTAAHRRAARTGPDGGGLDPFTGRPVPMAALVDRLLDRAAPGLAAAGDLPAAEAGLDRLRRLGTGAERQRRHYLLRHRPADVVDALARQTAALPPAD, encoded by the coding sequence ATGACCACTGACCGCCGTACCGCGCCGCACGCCGTCGTCCTCACCGGGGCCGGGGCGGGGCTCGGCCGTGGGCCCGGTTCGCCGCCCGGACCGGACGGTGCCTGCGCCCGCCCGGCGCGGCAACCGGAGCGGGCCCGCCCGGGGATCCGGCCGGACCTCCGGGAGCCCGCCGTGCCCGTGAACGGAGTGCGCCGGACGGTGCCCACGGTAGGGGTGGAGGAGGAGTTCCTGCTCGTGGACCGACGGAGCAGGCTGCCGGTCCCCCGGGCCCCGCAGGTGCTCGCGGCGAGCGCCGCGGCGCTCGGCGGCCAGGTCCAGCCGGAGTTCCTGCAGGCCCAGGTGGAGACGTGCACCCGGCCGGCGCTGCGGCTGAAGGAACTGCGGGACGACCTCGCCCGGCTGCGCGCGGTGCTGGTCGCGGCGGCCGCCGACGCGGGCTGCCTGCTGGTCGCCTCCGGAACACCCGTCCTCACCGGGCCGGGGGCGGCGGTCCTCACCGAGAACCCGCGCTACCGCCGGATGGCCGCGCGCTACCCCGGGGCGGTCGACGGCTGGGGCGGGGCGCTGTGCGGGTGCCACATCCACCTGGGAACCGTCGACCGCGGGCTGGCCCTGGCCCTCGGCAACCGCCTGCGGCCCTGGCTGCCGGTGCTGCAGGCGCTCGCGGTGAACTCGCCGTTCGACGGCGGCCGCGACAGCGGTTTCGCCAGCTGGCGCACGGTACGCCTGGCACGCTGGCCCACCGTCGGGCCGGCCCCGGTGCTGGACGAGCCCGGCTACGAGGCGCTCGCGGACTCCCTCGTCGCTCGCGGCACCCTGCTCGACCGTCGGATGATCTACTGGTACACCCGGCCGTCGGAGCACCTGCCGACGCTGGAGGTCCGGATCACCGACGTCAACGCCGATCTGGACACCGTCCTGCTGCTGGCCGGGCTGCTGCGCGGGCTGGCGAGCGTCCTGCTGGAGGAGGCCCGGGCCGGGGTGCCCGCGCCGGGCGTGCCGCCGGAGCGCTTGACGGCCGCCCACCGGCGGGCGGCCAGGACCGGACCGGACGGCGGCGGCCTGGACCCGTTCACGGGCCGGCCGGTGCCGATGGCCGCGCTGGTCGACCGGTTGCTGGACCGGGCCGCACCGGGCCTGGCCGCCGCCGGGGACCTCCCCGCCGCCGAAGCCGGCCTCGACCGCCTGCGACGGCTGGGTACCGGCGCCGAACGCCAGCGGCGGCACTATCTGCTGCGGCACCGGCCCGCCGACGTCGTCGACGCCCTGGCCCGGCAGACCGCCGCCCTTCCCCCGGCGGACTGA
- a CDS encoding DUF6328 family protein, which yields MPPGTTGRSGAASARTGRRESADERADRRWNDLLQEVRVAQTGSQILFGFLLSVVFMPRFAQLGAFDRGLYVLTVVLGALATGALTAPVSYHRLFAGHQLKPQLVEAAARLVAIGLVLLALTIGTALLLLLRVATGSAAAAWIAGAVMAWFAACWLLLPVLHLRRHHHDPTRDRDRSPG from the coding sequence ATGCCACCGGGGACCACCGGGCGCAGCGGCGCCGCCTCCGCCCGCACGGGGCGGCGGGAGTCGGCGGACGAGCGCGCCGACCGCCGCTGGAACGACCTGCTCCAGGAGGTCCGGGTCGCCCAGACCGGCTCGCAGATCCTGTTCGGCTTCCTGCTGAGCGTGGTCTTCATGCCGCGTTTCGCCCAGCTGGGCGCCTTCGACCGCGGCCTCTACGTGCTCACCGTGGTCCTCGGCGCCCTGGCCACCGGCGCGCTCACCGCCCCCGTCTCCTACCACCGGCTCTTCGCCGGCCACCAGCTCAAGCCGCAGCTGGTCGAGGCGGCGGCCCGGCTGGTCGCGATCGGTCTGGTGCTGCTGGCGCTCACCATCGGCACCGCGCTGCTGCTCCTGCTCCGGGTCGCCACCGGGAGCGCGGCGGCGGCCTGGATCGCGGGGGCGGTGATGGCCTGGTTCGCGGCCTGCTGGCTGCTCCTGCCGGTGCTCCACCTGCGTCGGCACCACCACGACCCGACCCGCGACCGGGACCGGTCCCCCGGCTGA
- a CDS encoding STAS domain-containing protein — protein MRVESRRTGTVRIVSLRGELDHDSVDGLRSALGGLPEDGLARILVDLAELSFCDSTGLNILLRARQDAEAAGVRLEITGPRPAVVRLFAVTGADTVLRIHPDLVLALAVDDGPSAPGRPSGPDRSGPAAPEGGP, from the coding sequence CTGCGCGTCGAGTCGCGGCGGACCGGAACGGTGCGGATCGTCTCGCTCCGGGGCGAACTCGACCACGACTCGGTGGACGGCTTGCGCTCGGCGCTCGGCGGACTGCCGGAGGACGGCCTGGCCCGGATCCTGGTGGACCTCGCCGAGCTGAGCTTCTGCGACTCGACCGGCCTGAACATCCTGCTGCGGGCCCGGCAAGACGCGGAAGCGGCCGGCGTGCGGCTGGAGATCACCGGGCCCCGCCCCGCCGTGGTCCGGCTGTTCGCGGTCACCGGGGCGGACACCGTCCTGCGGATCCACCCCGACCTCGTTCTCGCGCTGGCGGTCGACGACGGCCCGTCGGCCCCCGGCCGCCCGAGCGGTCCCGACCGTTCCGGGCCCGCCGCCCCCGAGGGAGGGCCGTGA
- a CDS encoding ATP-binding protein — protein MGHPGAAAAPERDQTRRLPLSSSAGAVQQCRDFSRQALLDWHWLAVDGGSRPDEEQVAVFEDVLLMVSELVTNACLHAPGGPRELRLRWDTVRLRVEVSDASPVPPELRPSADPGQPGGHGLRVVDRLARAWGSRPENGGKSVWLEVSSPLDHRT, from the coding sequence ATGGGCCACCCGGGAGCCGCTGCCGCACCGGAACGGGACCAGACCCGGCGGCTGCCGCTGAGCAGCAGCGCCGGTGCGGTGCAGCAGTGCCGGGACTTCAGCCGCCAGGCACTGCTCGACTGGCACTGGCTGGCCGTGGACGGGGGGAGCCGGCCCGACGAGGAGCAGGTGGCCGTCTTCGAGGACGTCCTGCTGATGGTCTCCGAACTGGTCACCAACGCCTGCCTGCACGCCCCCGGCGGGCCGCGCGAGCTGCGGCTTCGCTGGGACACCGTCCGGCTGCGGGTCGAAGTCAGCGACGCGAGCCCGGTCCCGCCCGAGCTGCGTCCGTCCGCCGACCCGGGGCAGCCGGGCGGCCACGGCCTGCGGGTGGTGGACCGGCTCGCCCGGGCCTGGGGGTCGCGGCCCGAGAACGGGGGCAAGTCGGTCTGGCTGGAGGTGTCGTCGCCGCTGGACCACCGCACCTGA
- a CDS encoding plasmid stabilization protein encodes MPRGSSPKRERQYEHIKESVLERGESEDRAEEIAARTVNKERARHGESRTASRSSTHDISSGRRGGQRSHRGAGGPTYDQLYNEARQRNIEGRSKMNKRELARALGH; translated from the coding sequence ATGCCCCGAGGATCGAGTCCGAAACGGGAACGCCAGTACGAGCACATCAAGGAGAGCGTGCTGGAGCGCGGCGAGAGCGAGGACCGCGCCGAGGAGATCGCCGCGCGGACCGTCAACAAGGAGCGTGCCCGGCACGGCGAGTCCAGGACCGCCAGCCGCAGCTCCACCCACGACATCTCGTCCGGCCGCCGGGGCGGGCAGCGCTCGCACCGGGGCGCCGGCGGGCCCACCTACGACCAGCTGTACAACGAGGCCAGGCAGCGCAACATCGAGGGCCGCTCGAAGATGAACAAGCGCGAGCTGGCCCGGGCACTCGGCCACTGA
- a CDS encoding HAMP domain-containing protein: MDEEQAPGAPGPAAGRTDRPAGPDRADPVLRQLLAGLTAVRDGDFRIRLGSDLPGVPGEIAGVFNGMVEQLARVTSEVTRVAREVGSEGRLGGQAHVPGAAGTWLDLTDAVNAMAGDLTRQLRNIAQVTTAVARGDLTQKIEVDARGELLELKNTVNTMVGQLSAFAGEVTRVAREVGSEGRLGGQADVRDVSGTWRDLTESVNVMADNLTAQVRSIASVTTAVAQGDLTQKIRVDARGEILELKETINTMVDQLSAFADEVTRVARDVGTEGNLGGQATVRGVSGTWKDLTDNVNVMASNLTGQVRSMSDVATAVARGDLSRKITVEAKGEMAALADAINTMVDTLSVFADEVTRVAREVGTEGTLGGQARVPNVAGTWKDLTDNVNFMAHNLTSQVRNIAQVTTAVANGDLTRKIDVDARGEILELKTTINTMVDQLSSFAAEVTRVAREVGSEGRLGGQAEVEGVSGTWKRLTENVNELAGNLTRQVRAIAEVTNAVTAGDLTRSITVDASGEVADLKDNINFMVESLRETTRANQEQDWLKTNLARFTGTMQGQRDIRSVAGLITDGLTPLVGAQYGAFYLAEEGPEGTVLARISAYGGQGGTAAETPTGEGRGSRSGTGDGDGAGGGGARGGPARVRLGESLVGQAARSRRTVVVDDLPPDYATIGSGAGATHARSVLILPIALEEWLLGVMEFASVHPFSAVHRDLLEQLAEACGVNIGTLLANARTDELLGESQRLAAELQSRSEELQEGQEELRRSNAELGEKAALLAERNRDIEAKNLEIEQARQELEERARQLSLTSMYKSEFLANMSHELRTPLNSLLILAQLLARNAAGNLTPKQVEYAGVIHSAGSDLLQLINDILDLSKVEAGKMEFSPEPFAVQELLAYVEGAFKPLADQRGLAFRIGVGAHVPGELVTDQARLRQILRNLLSNAIKFTDTGHVELRVERVEADALPAELGRAGAAVAFHVEDTGIGIDPDHLDSIFGAFQQADGTTARRFGGTGLGLSISRELARLLGGVLTVRSAAGRGSRFSFHLPLAGRDRAAEVPGVLPDAGPRVLVVEAEPPALLTLLARTAAEAHGEGPPVEIRSAGTEADLRAALAAGPYRCAVLDLGRTGELAPLLITGLPAGTPVLGHQGGEGGVGATAAAIGGLELPAGLDELCERLIGLLGGRNPADAGPGEHAVPTDEPLAGRTTLIVDDDVRNVFALAAALEQHGLTVLHAADGRAGLDLLRAHPETDLVLMDVMMPGLDGYAAIAAIRADERFGRIPVVVVTAKAMAGDRAKSLAAGADDHISKPVDTALLLERMRHWLDVS, translated from the coding sequence ATGGACGAGGAGCAAGCACCGGGCGCGCCTGGTCCCGCAGCCGGGCGAACGGACCGACCGGCCGGACCCGACCGGGCGGACCCGGTCCTGCGGCAGCTGCTCGCCGGGCTGACGGCGGTCCGGGACGGTGACTTCCGCATCCGACTCGGGTCGGACCTGCCGGGTGTGCCGGGGGAGATCGCCGGCGTCTTCAACGGCATGGTCGAACAGCTCGCCCGGGTGACCTCGGAGGTGACCCGGGTCGCCCGCGAGGTCGGTTCCGAGGGACGGCTCGGCGGTCAGGCGCATGTCCCCGGCGCGGCCGGGACGTGGCTCGACCTCACGGACGCGGTCAACGCGATGGCCGGCGACCTCACCCGGCAGCTGCGCAACATCGCCCAGGTGACGACGGCGGTGGCGCGGGGCGACCTCACCCAGAAGATCGAGGTCGACGCGCGCGGCGAACTCCTCGAGCTCAAGAACACCGTGAACACGATGGTCGGCCAGTTGTCGGCGTTCGCGGGTGAGGTCACCCGGGTGGCGCGGGAGGTCGGTTCCGAGGGGCGGCTCGGCGGACAGGCCGACGTGCGCGACGTCTCGGGCACCTGGCGCGACCTCACCGAGTCCGTCAACGTGATGGCCGACAACCTGACCGCGCAGGTCCGGTCCATCGCCTCGGTGACCACCGCGGTCGCCCAGGGCGATCTGACGCAGAAGATCCGGGTGGACGCGCGCGGCGAGATCCTGGAGCTGAAGGAGACCATCAACACGATGGTCGACCAGCTGTCCGCGTTCGCGGACGAGGTGACCCGGGTGGCGCGGGACGTCGGCACCGAGGGCAACCTCGGCGGCCAGGCCACCGTCCGGGGCGTGTCCGGCACCTGGAAGGACCTCACCGACAACGTCAACGTGATGGCCTCCAACCTGACCGGCCAGGTCCGGTCGATGTCGGACGTGGCGACCGCGGTGGCCCGCGGCGACCTCTCGCGGAAGATCACCGTCGAGGCCAAGGGCGAGATGGCGGCGCTGGCCGACGCGATCAACACGATGGTGGACACCCTGTCGGTGTTCGCCGACGAGGTCACCCGGGTGGCGCGGGAGGTGGGCACCGAGGGGACGCTCGGCGGGCAGGCCCGGGTCCCGAACGTCGCCGGGACGTGGAAGGACCTCACCGACAACGTCAACTTCATGGCGCACAACCTGACCAGCCAGGTCCGCAACATCGCCCAGGTCACCACCGCCGTCGCCAACGGCGACCTCACCCGCAAGATCGACGTCGACGCGCGCGGCGAGATCCTCGAGCTCAAGACCACGATCAACACCATGGTCGACCAGCTGAGCTCGTTCGCCGCCGAGGTGACCCGGGTGGCCCGCGAGGTCGGCAGCGAGGGGCGGCTCGGCGGCCAGGCCGAGGTGGAGGGCGTGTCCGGCACCTGGAAGCGCCTGACCGAGAACGTCAACGAGCTCGCCGGCAACCTCACCCGCCAGGTCCGCGCCATCGCCGAGGTCACCAACGCCGTCACCGCCGGCGACCTCACCCGCTCGATCACCGTCGACGCCTCCGGCGAGGTCGCCGACCTCAAGGACAACATCAACTTCATGGTCGAGTCGCTGCGCGAGACCACCCGCGCCAACCAGGAGCAGGACTGGCTCAAGACCAACCTCGCCCGCTTCACCGGCACCATGCAGGGGCAGCGCGACATCCGGTCCGTCGCCGGGCTGATCACCGACGGGCTGACGCCGCTGGTCGGCGCCCAGTACGGGGCGTTCTACCTCGCGGAGGAGGGTCCGGAGGGTACCGTCCTGGCCCGGATCAGCGCCTACGGCGGTCAGGGCGGTACGGCGGCGGAAACACCCACCGGCGAGGGCCGCGGGAGCAGGAGTGGGACCGGAGACGGAGACGGCGCCGGGGGCGGCGGTGCACGAGGCGGTCCGGCACGGGTCCGGCTCGGCGAGTCCCTGGTCGGGCAGGCGGCCCGCTCCCGGCGCACCGTCGTCGTGGACGACCTGCCGCCCGACTACGCGACCATCGGCTCCGGCGCCGGCGCCACCCACGCCCGGTCCGTGCTGATCCTGCCGATCGCCCTGGAGGAATGGCTGCTCGGCGTGATGGAGTTCGCCTCCGTGCACCCCTTCAGTGCCGTCCACCGCGACCTCCTGGAGCAGTTGGCCGAGGCCTGCGGAGTCAACATCGGCACCCTGCTGGCCAACGCCCGGACCGACGAGCTGCTCGGCGAGTCCCAGCGGCTCGCCGCCGAGCTCCAGTCCCGGTCGGAGGAGTTGCAGGAAGGTCAGGAGGAACTGCGGCGCTCCAACGCCGAACTCGGGGAGAAGGCCGCGCTGCTGGCCGAACGCAACCGCGACATCGAGGCGAAGAACCTGGAGATCGAGCAGGCCCGACAGGAACTCGAGGAACGGGCGCGGCAGTTGAGCCTCACCTCGATGTACAAGTCCGAGTTCCTGGCCAACATGAGCCACGAACTGCGCACCCCGCTCAACAGCCTGCTCATCCTCGCCCAGCTGCTCGCCCGGAACGCCGCCGGCAACCTCACCCCCAAGCAGGTCGAGTACGCGGGTGTGATCCACTCGGCCGGCTCCGACCTGCTCCAGCTCATCAACGACATCCTCGACCTCTCCAAGGTCGAGGCGGGGAAGATGGAGTTCAGCCCCGAACCCTTCGCCGTCCAGGAGCTGTTGGCCTACGTCGAGGGCGCGTTCAAGCCCCTGGCCGACCAGCGCGGCCTCGCCTTCCGGATCGGCGTCGGCGCACACGTGCCCGGCGAACTCGTCACCGACCAGGCCAGGTTGCGGCAGATCCTGCGGAACCTGCTCTCCAACGCGATCAAGTTCACCGACACGGGCCACGTCGAGCTGCGCGTCGAACGGGTGGAGGCCGACGCGCTCCCGGCCGAACTCGGCCGGGCCGGGGCCGCGGTGGCCTTCCACGTCGAGGACACCGGCATCGGCATCGACCCCGACCACCTCGACAGCATCTTCGGCGCCTTCCAGCAGGCCGACGGCACCACCGCCCGCCGCTTCGGCGGTACCGGGCTCGGCCTGTCCATCAGCCGCGAACTCGCCCGCCTGCTCGGCGGTGTCCTCACCGTCCGCTCCGCCGCCGGTCGCGGCAGCCGCTTCAGCTTCCACCTGCCGCTCGCCGGCCGGGACCGGGCGGCCGAAGTCCCGGGTGTCCTGCCGGACGCCGGGCCCCGCGTCCTGGTCGTCGAGGCCGAACCGCCCGCCCTGCTCACGCTGCTGGCCCGGACCGCCGCCGAGGCGCACGGCGAGGGCCCGCCGGTGGAGATCCGCAGCGCCGGCACCGAGGCGGACCTCCGTGCCGCCCTCGCCGCCGGCCCGTACCGGTGTGCCGTGCTCGACCTCGGCCGCACCGGCGAACTCGCCCCCCTGCTGATCACCGGGCTTCCGGCGGGCACGCCCGTGCTCGGCCACCAGGGCGGGGAAGGCGGCGTCGGCGCCACCGCGGCGGCGATCGGCGGCCTCGAACTCCCGGCGGGTCTGGACGAGTTGTGCGAACGCCTGATCGGCCTGCTGGGCGGCCGGAACCCCGCCGACGCCGGGCCCGGCGAACACGCCGTCCCCACCGACGAACCGCTCGCCGGACGCACCA